One Ananas comosus cultivar F153 linkage group 1, ASM154086v1, whole genome shotgun sequence DNA window includes the following coding sequences:
- the LOC109717906 gene encoding type IV inositol polyphosphate 5-phosphatase 7-like isoform X1 codes for MRDENPKKSKLSWSKVRKWFNIKNKAHEFHADDVVSRAGDEEWRSSFSEREACTVKKSKTERLFRRNTDRVRRGKIDLDAAEATVSLEYRIFVATWNVGGKSPPSHMNLEDWLHTSPPADVYVLGFQEIVPLNAGNVLGSEDNGPARKWVALVRRTLNNLIGSSSNGSNQTPSPVPNPVVEMDDDFEGSSTRQKNPSFFHRRSFQSLSHSLAMDGDIMAPQPRLERRYSVCDRVIFGSRASDFDSNFRWGVSSDDDYITTDSPSTTFFSPMSNAHSSTSLVDRDRSARLSRYCLVASKQMVGIFLMVWVRSEIRDDVRNLKVSCVGRGLMGYLGNKGSISISLSLHQTSFCFVCSHLTSGQKEGDELRRNSDVMEILRKTRFPPIQGLCEEKSPESILEHDRIIWLGDLNYRIALSYRSAKALVEMHNWKALLEKDQLRIEQRCGRVFEGWNEGRIYFPPTYKYSNNSDRYTGDDMNIKEKRRTPAWCDRILWYGRGLNQLSYVRGESRFSDHRPVYSVFIAEVESINHSRIQNMSCSTSQVDIAELFPYSSGYTELGFF; via the exons ATGAGAGATGAGAATCCAAAGAAAAGCAAG CTCTCATGGTCCAAAGTTAGGAAGTGGTTCAACATCAAGAACAAAGCTCATGAATTTCATGCAGATGATGTTGTTAGTAGAG CAGGGGATGAGGAATGGAGAAGCAGCTTCTCAGAGAGGGAGGCATGCACAGTCAAGAAAAGCAAAACTG AGAGATTATTCAGGAGGAATACGGACCGAGTTAGGCGAGGAAAGATCGATCTCGATGCCGCAGAAGCCACAGTCTCTTTGGAGTACAG GATATTTGTTGCAACATGGAATGTGGGTGGGAAATCCCCGCCGAGTCATATGAATCTTGAGGATTGGCTCCACACTTCACCTCCTGCAGATGTATATGTTTTGGG ttTCCAGGAAATTGTTCCTCTAAATGCGGGGAACGTTCTTGGATCCGAAGACAATGGTCCGGCGAGGAAATGGGTCGCTCTTGTAAGGAGAACACTAAACAATCTCATAGGCTCGAGTAGCAATGGAAGCAATCAAACTCCCTCTCCCGTTCCGAACCCAGTTGTAGAAATGGATGATGATTTCGAGGGCTCATCAACGAGACAAAAGAACCCGTCTTTCTTCCACCGCCGGTCCTTTCAATCTCTCAGTCATAGTTTAGCGATGGATGGAGATATCATGGCTCCGCAACCGAGACTCGAACGTCGGTATAGTGTTTGCGACCGGGTCATCTTTGGGAGCAGAGCGAGTGATTTCGATTCAAATTTTAGATGGGGTGTGTCTTCTGATGATGATTATATTACTACGGATTCTCCAAGTACAACCTTCTTCTCTCCAATGTCCAATGCTCATAGTAGCACCTCGCTGGTGGACAGGGATCGATCGGCAAGACTCTCTAG ATACTGCCTGGTTGCAAGTAAGCAGATGGTGGGCATATTTCTGATGGTGTGGGTGCGGAGTGAAATAAGAGATGATGTAAGGAATCTGAAGGTCTCTTGTGTTGGTAGAGGGTTGATGGGTTATCTCGGAAACAAG GGTTCAATTTCAATTAGCCTGTCTTTGCACCAAACAAGCTTCTGCTTCGTCTGCAGCCATTTGACCTCTGGCCAGAAGGAAGGCGATGAACTTCGTAGAAACTCAGATGTTATGGAAATTCTCAGAAAAACTAGATTTCCACCGATCCAAGGTTTATGCGAAGAGAAGTCGCCCGAGAGTATTCTTGAGCATGA TCGAATTATATGGCTTGGGGATTTGAATTACCGGATAGCTCTTTCATATCGGTCTGCAAAGGCTCTGGTCGAAATGCATAATTGGAAAGCATTGCTGGAAAAAGATCAG CTGAGGATCGAGCAAAGATGCGGACGTGTCTTTGAGGGCTGGAATGAAGGAAGAATATATTTCCCCCCCACATACAAATATTCTAACAATTCGGATAGATATACTGGCGATGACATGAACATAAAGGAGAAGCGTCGAACTCCTGCATG GTGTGATCGAATTTTATGGTATGGAAGAGGTCTAAACCAGCTCTCGTATGTTCGTGGAGAGTCGAGGTTTTCGGACCATAGGCCAGTTTATAGTGTGTTCATAGCAGAGGTTGAATCGATCAACCATAGCAGAATCCAGAACATGAGCTGCTCTACCTCGCAAGTTGATATTGCGGAGCTTTTCCCATATTCAAGTGGGTATACAGAACTTGGCTTCTTTTGA
- the LOC109717906 gene encoding type IV inositol polyphosphate 5-phosphatase 7-like isoform X2 has translation MRDENPKKSKLSWSKVRKWFNIKNKAHEFHADDVVSRGDEEWRSSFSEREACTVKKSKTERLFRRNTDRVRRGKIDLDAAEATVSLEYRIFVATWNVGGKSPPSHMNLEDWLHTSPPADVYVLGFQEIVPLNAGNVLGSEDNGPARKWVALVRRTLNNLIGSSSNGSNQTPSPVPNPVVEMDDDFEGSSTRQKNPSFFHRRSFQSLSHSLAMDGDIMAPQPRLERRYSVCDRVIFGSRASDFDSNFRWGVSSDDDYITTDSPSTTFFSPMSNAHSSTSLVDRDRSARLSRYCLVASKQMVGIFLMVWVRSEIRDDVRNLKVSCVGRGLMGYLGNKGSISISLSLHQTSFCFVCSHLTSGQKEGDELRRNSDVMEILRKTRFPPIQGLCEEKSPESILEHDRIIWLGDLNYRIALSYRSAKALVEMHNWKALLEKDQLRIEQRCGRVFEGWNEGRIYFPPTYKYSNNSDRYTGDDMNIKEKRRTPAWCDRILWYGRGLNQLSYVRGESRFSDHRPVYSVFIAEVESINHSRIQNMSCSTSQVDIAELFPYSSGYTELGFF, from the exons ATGAGAGATGAGAATCCAAAGAAAAGCAAG CTCTCATGGTCCAAAGTTAGGAAGTGGTTCAACATCAAGAACAAAGCTCATGAATTTCATGCAGATGATGTTGTTAGTAGAG GGGATGAGGAATGGAGAAGCAGCTTCTCAGAGAGGGAGGCATGCACAGTCAAGAAAAGCAAAACTG AGAGATTATTCAGGAGGAATACGGACCGAGTTAGGCGAGGAAAGATCGATCTCGATGCCGCAGAAGCCACAGTCTCTTTGGAGTACAG GATATTTGTTGCAACATGGAATGTGGGTGGGAAATCCCCGCCGAGTCATATGAATCTTGAGGATTGGCTCCACACTTCACCTCCTGCAGATGTATATGTTTTGGG ttTCCAGGAAATTGTTCCTCTAAATGCGGGGAACGTTCTTGGATCCGAAGACAATGGTCCGGCGAGGAAATGGGTCGCTCTTGTAAGGAGAACACTAAACAATCTCATAGGCTCGAGTAGCAATGGAAGCAATCAAACTCCCTCTCCCGTTCCGAACCCAGTTGTAGAAATGGATGATGATTTCGAGGGCTCATCAACGAGACAAAAGAACCCGTCTTTCTTCCACCGCCGGTCCTTTCAATCTCTCAGTCATAGTTTAGCGATGGATGGAGATATCATGGCTCCGCAACCGAGACTCGAACGTCGGTATAGTGTTTGCGACCGGGTCATCTTTGGGAGCAGAGCGAGTGATTTCGATTCAAATTTTAGATGGGGTGTGTCTTCTGATGATGATTATATTACTACGGATTCTCCAAGTACAACCTTCTTCTCTCCAATGTCCAATGCTCATAGTAGCACCTCGCTGGTGGACAGGGATCGATCGGCAAGACTCTCTAG ATACTGCCTGGTTGCAAGTAAGCAGATGGTGGGCATATTTCTGATGGTGTGGGTGCGGAGTGAAATAAGAGATGATGTAAGGAATCTGAAGGTCTCTTGTGTTGGTAGAGGGTTGATGGGTTATCTCGGAAACAAG GGTTCAATTTCAATTAGCCTGTCTTTGCACCAAACAAGCTTCTGCTTCGTCTGCAGCCATTTGACCTCTGGCCAGAAGGAAGGCGATGAACTTCGTAGAAACTCAGATGTTATGGAAATTCTCAGAAAAACTAGATTTCCACCGATCCAAGGTTTATGCGAAGAGAAGTCGCCCGAGAGTATTCTTGAGCATGA TCGAATTATATGGCTTGGGGATTTGAATTACCGGATAGCTCTTTCATATCGGTCTGCAAAGGCTCTGGTCGAAATGCATAATTGGAAAGCATTGCTGGAAAAAGATCAG CTGAGGATCGAGCAAAGATGCGGACGTGTCTTTGAGGGCTGGAATGAAGGAAGAATATATTTCCCCCCCACATACAAATATTCTAACAATTCGGATAGATATACTGGCGATGACATGAACATAAAGGAGAAGCGTCGAACTCCTGCATG GTGTGATCGAATTTTATGGTATGGAAGAGGTCTAAACCAGCTCTCGTATGTTCGTGGAGAGTCGAGGTTTTCGGACCATAGGCCAGTTTATAGTGTGTTCATAGCAGAGGTTGAATCGATCAACCATAGCAGAATCCAGAACATGAGCTGCTCTACCTCGCAAGTTGATATTGCGGAGCTTTTCCCATATTCAAGTGGGTATACAGAACTTGGCTTCTTTTGA